Sequence from the Ziziphus jujuba cultivar Dongzao chromosome 9, ASM3175591v1 genome:
gttaataggttaattttcgggttaataggtcaatttcaggttaacgggttaatagatcaacacgacccgttaaaataatcatgttaaacgggtcgtgtcatgttgacctgtttataaacaggtcgggttagtgttttgggtacctgacacgattaataaatgggtcgtgttcgggttaggcatttttgacacgattattaaacgggttgacacgaacacgacccacgaacccgaattgccaggtataccgGTGGCGTACCGAAAAGGCCCTTGATTGGGGCCCAGGTGGTGGACCCGATTTGATTATCGATGATGGTGGTGATGCTACTTTTCTTATCCATGAGGGGATTACGGCGCATCCTCAATCACGACACGAAGTCGTGCAACCGCGTGGCAGCAAATCAGTGGCCCTATTCAGTTCCAGCAGACCGCGCTTACGAAGATTTGGACCAGATCGGCTTTTGAGAAGCTGGACTCCATTTATGGGTCATTTGAGAAGCCATTGGAGAAGAATGGGTATGTTCTGCCTAGAGTTAAGATGGTGAATGCTGATTTGGCTAGGATTATCAACTACAATGAGGTTCAGTGTGTTGGTTTTTGATTCTTTGctgatgaaattttatttttgtgggatTTAACACCGATATTAGGCTTTTATAGCTGTTGATTTTGTGGGTTTTCTTGATTCTCTCTGTGTTACTTTTCTTGCTAGTTTTCTAGTTTCGTCTGAGCACTGACTTTTTTTCTATGATTTACTTTggtgaactttttttttatgtaatttttttttttttgggggtctaCTTCAATTGTATACCCAATTTGCTTCTCGATGTAGGCTAATATcggattaatattttgatatctaCGTTTGAATTGGATCGATTTTTAGGTAGGCCTGATTAGGAAGACTTTCTGGTTTGTCTTTGCTTCGTTTtagttttgtttctttatttattttctagatagCCGTTGATGTTAGGTATTGTGGAAAATTTAGTTGAGCATCTTGTTGGGAATCAGGCAATTTTCATCAATGCATATGGTATCATGACCTCTTCTGATTCCCCTTATCCCAAAAACTCATATGTGAGATTTGAGATGTGTCAGATATTGCAATTTAACTAAGCATTATGTTTGCATATGGTCATGTTTGGCTAGTACTCCTGATTTTCTTGAGTATGTTTTGAGGTAAAGCATGTCAAATAGTATATTTTAATGGGTAGGGGAGGATCTTTAGAGCAGGGGAGGATATTAAGAATACCATCTATTTTCCTTCTGGTTTTCTAACACAAGAATACCATATTTGGTAAAAATGCCTTTGTTCTGAATTAGATTGCTAAATATATAGTTTCTTTCTAGATAAGAATTTATCTAGTTTGATAATATTACTAATTCAGTTTATTcatgaaagaacaaaaaatttaaataaaaaaaaaagaaaaaagaaaaaaaagtgctaCATGTGAAGAAATGAGAGTTAAGAATGACTACCCCACGCATATAGCGGGAAAGGATATGCATATTTGTATCTTAAGTAGCAGCAATTCTTCACtgtttaataaaatttcttGGCTCTGTTTGAGATGGCTTAAAtggatattaatttgtttgttccATTACATACAAAGCTAGTTAGAATGGCATGCTTGtatcattttaataaaaattgatcTTATCATTGCTATTAAAGCCACTACCCTACCCTTGATTAATTTTGATTAGATAGTATTATTGTATCATATCTAGATATATAGCGGCTTTGGTGGGTGTGCAAAATGGGTCTGTTGAAGATTTGTTGTGTTGGGCCTCATCATGTAATTTGTCAAGCTTTtcaatatgagattttttttttttttttgaatgccttGTTTGTGCCAGGGGCTTTGGAACAGAAGGAAATGGTATTTAGCATGGGGAGTTTGTCAAGGATGATAAAGGTTGTGTTAGATATTTTTGTctacattattatattatattatattatttacgacaaaaaaataaaaaggactcTGTATATGTTTCCTGGAAACTAACGAATGAAAAATGGGTCTTCTGGGTTGTGGTGGTCGTTTGGGGTCTCAATTAGCCTGGACAATTCATGCTAGAATTACGTGATTGCCCCAATTTGATAATATTCTCAAATTGTTGAATACGGTGCTCGTTCGGGGTCGAGGTGGTCGTTTGGGGTCAAGGTGCACGTTTGGCATCCCAGTTAGCCTGGGCAATTCATGCTAGAATTATGTAATTGCcctaatttgataatattttcaaattgtaGAGTAATGTGCTCGAAGTCAATGCGTGTCCCATTCGGGTCGTTTTGGCCAGCTAATCGACTCAAACAAGTaactttatttatattcttgaaaaataaaaattctaaacgcatatatgtatatatatctgaaCACAaacattcacaaaaaaaaatatatttgaacaaAAGAAAGGTTATCGTCCAGTCTGTCTGCATGCAAATCTGCATAAAAAGTATCGGTTTTGCTGTGTAtaattctgtatatatatataacatagcaaaattgatttttttttttaaatgcaattaAAGCATAATTTTAATGTGGATCTGTATGTGGATGGATGTAACCTCCTTCTACATATATAAAACGACATGATAGCGACTAACCAATATTTGAAACGTCATCCTTTGCTCaacccaaaaataaacaaaagctaCCACGTGCATACAAACatgcatcatttttcttttgttttggtaaaatatCGACAGGCATATATGCGTCATGCTAAACTGTATGAAGATATTTGTCTTTCAAATATTGGTCCGACAATTCCCCAAAATATTTGGGGTCTCATCAGGTGCAGATGTAGAAGCAGCATTAGGGGATCATGATGTAACAAATGGGCACTCGAAAATAGTGGATGACTAAGATGGTAATAGTATGTTGCCCTGCATCGTCAATTGAAATGGCTATGTTATCGGCACAACTGCACTATCACCTCCCTCCTATCttccatttcctttctcttttttccctCTTATTTGCATTTGCTTCACTGTTCATGAGCAAAGCAATCGTTTCCGATTTTCCAGTTACTGCACAACTTCTTGGAAGGGCTTCTCTTTTCTTCGCTGTCACGGCCTTCTTCATAGCCGTCTCCATTTCTTTATATGGTTTGCACTTTGTCCTTTGAACCTTTAAAATTGCCACATTGCCTTTTGAAGTATTGTTTTTGTGTCATAtcttaaatcaattaataatggAGGTTTGAAATGATAAAGAAATAGATCATGTTCCTTTTACAACAAGTTACATTTCACTGTTACAGTACTCCAATTATAAGGTACTTGGCATTTTGTCacctaaacaaaataaaatattttataatgttaaCCAATTTTCATTACTTATTTTTAACTTGTTGATAAAACCAAAGTGACACAATAACATTAAAATTTCAGAGGTCAATTTAgtgattttaaaactttgataagcaaaataaaaacttgAAATAGATTTAAGAGAGCAAAATGTTTATCCTTCTAtttaattcttattttattatttttcgtaTACTGGGTTTCTTATAGTAGCATTTGTCCTAATTACAAGTTGGATTGGGAAGAGGGGGATGCTGGTGGAACTTCATGTTTTAATTATTACCCTTCTTTTTTTGGAGAGTACCActaattccaaatataaatcatGGTTATATGAGAATCAGTAATAATCTCACTATCAGACTATAAAATGCCATCAATATTGACGACAATATTTCAAAGGCAATAAGAACAAttcttagataaaaaaaatctcCAATTAAAAATCAGGGCAGGGGAAGaaaacttttaatttcttttctccaACAACTGACCTAACAAAGGAGGACAAATGTTTCACTAAACTTCACTCTTTTCATGGCATTTGGAAAAAACTGAAGCATAAAGTTAGCTTTGGCATTTACCTTGTCTTTCATATTGAAATAAGATctttgcaaaattttaaataaatagaaagaaCTTGCTTTCAACAAccgctaaaaaaaaaaaaaaagaaacctgaCTTACAAAGCAGAATTTCATTACACGCCCTCCACAAGAATACCTTAAATttatttggatttatttttttattatttttatatgttaaagtataagaaaattcaaattttgaacctttgtcaAAAGGACCTATATCCCCTGCTTCTTTTGGTTGTATAAGGTTCCTAGACT
This genomic interval carries:
- the LOC125424317 gene encoding uncharacterized protein LOC125424317, which gives rise to MIPGWIVEHQKSTYLVYRWRTEKALDWGPGGGPDLIIDDGGDATFLIHEGITAHPQSRHEVVQPRGSKSVALFSSSRPRLRRFGPDRLLRSWTPFMGHLRSHWRRMGALEQKEMVFSMGSLSRMIKVVLDIFVYIIILYYIIYDKKIKRTLYMFPGN